One part of the Acetoanaerobium sticklandii genome encodes these proteins:
- a CDS encoding AAA family ATPase, translating into MNKKWSLYVENFAKIKSAQIEISPLMCFVGDNNSGKSYLMSLLWGILKLGKEIFPKTSSEAKSYKKCEQWLINNLNKETIIDEYAISMYLDWYNDLLSSNKKDLLKRLFNYDVEAEKIEIKNYSRTTNQILKWDKQAKRYSTTKTTIKFPISEEYSKEDLLRMNSYICWNLLMEGIASPLYTPVISGKRNGEPIYLPASRTGFMLTYTQLLEKSVLNSFSGLAENQGSTLTLPYVDFLQLIIRFEQKNKFKFNNIVDFIEKEMTRGSLNVKKEFSPVIKYKPEGSSKEFPLYAASSVVSEISSLSLILKSDINFNTIVIEEPEAHLHPELQQKIARVIIQLMNSGVNVWITTHSETILQHINNMLKLRNHSNSKNLCKEFNYSEIDLLDIKDVTMYQFSQDEKQKTSIYRLESNDNGFVVPTFNEALQSIVQEVYAFQED; encoded by the coding sequence ATGAATAAAAAATGGAGTTTATATGTTGAGAATTTTGCTAAAATAAAATCTGCTCAGATTGAAATTTCTCCACTTATGTGTTTTGTCGGTGACAATAACTCTGGTAAAAGTTATTTGATGAGTTTGCTTTGGGGGATATTGAAATTAGGTAAGGAGATATTTCCAAAAACAAGTTCAGAAGCTAAATCATATAAAAAGTGTGAGCAATGGTTAATTAATAATCTTAATAAAGAAACTATAATTGATGAATACGCTATTAGTATGTATTTGGATTGGTACAATGATTTATTATCAAGCAATAAAAAGGATTTACTCAAAAGACTATTTAATTATGATGTTGAAGCAGAAAAAATAGAAATTAAAAATTATAGTAGAACAACTAATCAAATTTTAAAATGGGACAAGCAAGCCAAAAGATATTCTACAACTAAAACGACTATAAAATTTCCAATAAGTGAAGAGTATTCTAAAGAAGATTTATTAAGAATGAATTCATATATTTGCTGGAATTTGCTCATGGAAGGTATTGCATCACCTTTATACACTCCAGTTATAAGTGGTAAAAGAAATGGAGAACCGATTTATCTTCCTGCTTCTAGAACTGGTTTTATGCTGACTTATACTCAGCTATTAGAAAAATCTGTGTTAAATAGTTTTTCAGGATTAGCTGAGAATCAAGGCAGTACTTTAACACTTCCTTATGTTGATTTTTTACAATTAATCATTAGATTTGAACAAAAAAATAAATTTAAATTCAACAATATAGTAGACTTTATTGAAAAAGAAATGACTAGAGGAAGCTTGAATGTGAAAAAAGAGTTTTCTCCAGTTATTAAGTATAAACCAGAAGGGTCTAGTAAAGAATTTCCTTTGTATGCTGCTTCTTCAGTGGTATCAGAGATATCCTCACTTTCCCTTATTCTAAAATCAGATATTAATTTTAACACTATTGTAATTGAAGAGCCAGAAGCACACCTTCATCCAGAATTACAACAAAAGATAGCTAGAGTAATAATTCAACTTATGAATAGTGGTGTTAATGTATGGATTACTACTCATAGTGAAACTATATTACAACATATTAATAATATGTTAAAACTAAGAAATCATAGCAATTCTAAAAATCTATGCAAAGAATTTAATTATTCCGAAATTGATTTACTTGATATAAAAGATGTAACAATGTATCAGTTTTCACAAGATGAAAAGCAAAAAACTTCAATTTATAGACTTGAATCAAATGATAATGGATTCGTAGTTCCTACATTTAATGAAGCCTTACAGTCCATAGTTCAAGAAGTCTATGCTTTTCAGGAGGATTAA